A DNA window from Bradyrhizobium barranii subsp. barranii contains the following coding sequences:
- a CDS encoding histone, which produces MAKAKKKKSKKAKKAKKAVAAKKTAKRAAKKSAKKSARKAAPKKAAKKAAKKSAKKAAKPAAPKKAAKKAAPKKAKAAPAPKPSAPVAAPAPEPAAETSWAMPSSSAEPTPAEGQG; this is translated from the coding sequence ATGGCGAAAGCGAAGAAGAAAAAAAGCAAGAAGGCCAAAAAGGCCAAGAAGGCTGTAGCGGCGAAGAAGACCGCGAAGAGGGCAGCCAAGAAGTCCGCGAAGAAATCTGCCAGGAAGGCCGCCCCGAAGAAGGCCGCCAAGAAGGCTGCGAAGAAGTCGGCCAAGAAGGCTGCCAAGCCGGCTGCACCGAAGAAGGCCGCAAAGAAAGCGGCACCGAAGAAGGCGAAGGCAGCTCCTGCGCCGAAGCCCTCAGCGCCGGTGGCGGCTCCGGCTCCGGAGCCCGCCGCCGAGACAAGCTGGGCGATGCCTTCGTCTTCTGCGGAGCCGACGCCGGCTGAGGGGCAAGGTTAG